In one window of Comamonas testosteroni DNA:
- a CDS encoding phage tail tube protein yields MGAHVGRDVKVEFALKPETLPKPAAGDYEILGMMRAKSINTTWDTVDTTADKSPDFTKTGLVTFKNVEFSGDGVSYDDEVHNQELLEKHVVSPPEETGRQPKVWFKITYPNGKVYEGPFIVTSWSNDSPYANEATWSIGSQSNGEVTLTLPPVGP; encoded by the coding sequence ATGGGCGCTCACGTTGGACGCGACGTAAAGGTCGAATTTGCATTGAAGCCGGAGACGCTCCCCAAGCCTGCAGCCGGCGATTACGAGATCCTGGGCATGATGCGCGCCAAGAGCATCAACACCACCTGGGACACTGTGGACACCACGGCGGACAAGTCCCCCGACTTCACCAAGACCGGCTTGGTTACGTTTAAGAATGTGGAGTTCTCGGGCGACGGCGTCAGCTACGACGACGAAGTGCACAACCAAGAGCTGCTGGAAAAGCATGTCGTTTCGCCACCAGAAGAAACCGGCCGTCAGCCCAAGGTGTGGTTCAAGATCACTTACCCCAACGGCAAGGTGTACGAAGGCCCGTTCATTGTCACTTCGTGGTCGAACGATAGTCCCTATGCAAACGAAGCCACTTGGAGTATCGGCTCGCAAAGCAATGGCGAGGTGACTCTGACCCTCCCGCCTGTCGGTCCCTGA
- a CDS encoding phage tail termination protein, translating into MTASESLRQILQPVLAGWRFQFGRWIDSGKSDRYAVLKPMGGPLAGLVRQPAFSLLLIGAGTDALTAPESKAQDVIEKLLDESGSLVFAQPGEPIYWATDDGRPVAEITINTIINR; encoded by the coding sequence ATGACCGCCAGCGAATCCCTGCGGCAGATATTGCAACCGGTGCTTGCGGGCTGGCGCTTTCAGTTCGGGCGCTGGATCGATAGCGGCAAATCGGACCGCTATGCCGTTCTCAAGCCCATGGGTGGGCCTCTGGCTGGCCTGGTGCGCCAGCCTGCCTTCAGCTTGCTGTTGATCGGAGCCGGCACTGACGCGCTCACAGCGCCTGAAAGCAAAGCCCAGGATGTGATCGAGAAGCTACTTGATGAATCCGGCTCCCTAGTATTTGCACAACCGGGTGAGCCTATCTACTGGGCTACCGACGATGGCCGGCCAGTGGCCGAAATCACCATAAATACCATCATCAACCGATAG
- a CDS encoding HNH endonuclease signature motif containing protein, protein MPTHFRGKQMTTESSRKRKPRVSMLNAQALRELLRYESATGIFYWRNAVCNRPAGAKAGTTGKIGYVDICVLKERHGAHRLAWLYVYGEWPKHEVDHVNGVRSDNRIENLRDVTHAVNTQNLRSAHRRNTSSGLLGVRKAKDSHGYQANIHVNGKNHRIGRFATAEEAHAAYLDAKRKLHAGCSL, encoded by the coding sequence ATGCCGACACATTTCAGAGGGAAGCAGATGACTACAGAATCCTCACGTAAACGTAAGCCACGTGTATCAATGCTCAATGCTCAGGCTCTTCGAGAGTTGTTGCGCTATGAGTCGGCAACTGGAATCTTCTATTGGAGGAATGCTGTTTGCAATAGGCCTGCAGGTGCCAAAGCCGGAACCACTGGGAAGATCGGATATGTCGATATTTGTGTGCTTAAAGAGCGACACGGCGCACACAGACTGGCTTGGCTTTACGTTTATGGCGAGTGGCCAAAACACGAGGTAGATCATGTAAATGGAGTTCGCTCAGACAACCGAATCGAGAATCTGCGCGATGTCACGCACGCGGTTAACACGCAGAACTTGCGCTCAGCACATCGGCGAAATACATCATCAGGACTTCTTGGCGTGAGGAAGGCCAAAGACAGTCATGGGTACCAAGCCAATATCCATGTAAATGGAAAAAACCATCGGATAGGGAGATTTGCGACTGCTGAAGAGGCGCATGCTGCGTACTTGGATGCAAAACGCAAACTTCATGCGGGGTGCTCATTGTGA
- a CDS encoding DUF7370 family protein, whose amino-acid sequence MITSTQAQQYLDSALGVSVPVFLLEAAVARVATAEQAMVDAGYDSHTQILIQCMAVALVASAGDPRRLSSQGAPSGASRGFKYKDGDLTALRRSLASLDKAGTVADIVGPDPAASAFMLVVNG is encoded by the coding sequence ATGATCACAAGCACGCAAGCGCAGCAGTACCTGGATTCAGCCCTGGGCGTGAGCGTGCCCGTGTTTCTTTTGGAAGCTGCAGTAGCCCGTGTTGCCACAGCCGAGCAGGCGATGGTGGATGCGGGCTACGACAGCCACACTCAAATCTTGATCCAGTGCATGGCCGTGGCACTGGTGGCTTCCGCAGGCGATCCACGCCGCCTTTCTAGCCAAGGTGCTCCCTCTGGTGCTTCACGCGGCTTCAAATACAAGGATGGCGACCTCACAGCTTTGCGCCGTTCACTGGCCTCCCTGGACAAGGCTGGCACCGTGGCCGATATCGTCGGCCCAGATCCCGCAGCCTCGGCATTCATGTTAGTGGTCAACGGCTGA
- a CDS encoding major capsid protein, whose amino-acid sequence MLRLTDEQSAAINGNRAAFNMRQTAMAANSAFADGFGDTMTGNAAQVPLDAWRRIDSRSVQLQRDILVMFNRLAQANSTPVAMADLVSYFPKISDSGEVHVTMDGRSEGRADQALVQYEGTPLPIFDSQARFGWRQMEVMRRGPSGIDTATISNHQRKVSEKLEDVVLNGYGSINVAGSTIYGLRNFPQRASDVHGLDLKGATGAQWLSVIEKLVNAHLGDNAYGRISIFLNYSDYTYADINEFTAGYPKTILARLREVSQVAEIVPVPRLAANEVISIANISNGDWGTILNGMPLVTRPKVRHNPEDDYVFGVLAAAVPQFRSDFEGRSQIAHFTKS is encoded by the coding sequence ATGCTTCGTTTGACCGATGAACAAAGCGCAGCCATCAACGGCAACCGTGCGGCGTTCAACATGCGCCAGACGGCCATGGCCGCAAACTCGGCTTTTGCCGATGGTTTCGGCGATACCATGACCGGAAACGCGGCCCAGGTGCCCCTGGATGCATGGCGCCGCATTGATAGCCGTTCCGTGCAGCTGCAGCGCGACATCCTGGTGATGTTCAACCGCTTGGCCCAGGCCAATTCCACGCCCGTGGCCATGGCTGATCTGGTTTCCTACTTCCCCAAGATCTCTGATTCGGGCGAGGTGCACGTCACCATGGACGGCCGCAGCGAAGGCCGTGCCGATCAGGCCCTGGTGCAGTACGAGGGCACACCGCTGCCCATCTTCGACAGCCAGGCCCGTTTCGGCTGGCGCCAGATGGAGGTGATGCGCCGCGGCCCTTCGGGCATCGACACGGCCACCATTTCCAACCACCAGCGCAAGGTCTCCGAGAAGCTGGAAGACGTGGTGCTCAATGGCTATGGCTCCATCAATGTGGCCGGCTCAACCATCTACGGCCTGCGCAACTTCCCGCAGCGTGCGAGCGATGTGCATGGCCTGGATCTGAAAGGAGCAACGGGTGCACAGTGGCTCAGCGTGATCGAGAAATTGGTGAATGCTCACCTGGGCGACAACGCCTACGGCCGCATCTCCATCTTCCTGAACTACAGCGACTACACCTACGCGGACATCAACGAGTTCACAGCTGGCTATCCCAAAACGATCCTGGCGCGCCTGCGTGAAGTCTCCCAGGTGGCCGAGATCGTGCCTGTGCCGCGCCTGGCTGCCAACGAGGTGATCAGCATCGCCAACATCAGCAACGGCGACTGGGGCACCATCCTGAACGGCATGCCCCTGGTCACTCGTCCCAAGGTGCGTCACAACCCCGAAGACGACTATGTGTTCGGCGTGCTGGCCGCGGCCGTCCCTCAGTTCCGCAGCGACTTCGAAGGTCGCTCGCAGATCGCCCACTTCACCAAGAGCTGA
- a CDS encoding phage minor head protein → MTQSKMRRRAPNPAIPGTRRDRTGSTLLLRKAHAAINERWKRLTMDVLAAFDRIPVYALNDTGPQVAYGITPAILDIVLLEIAAALDRWVQNGKEPKELFWWNPFVEQTSQLGALQSVTNLTNLSEAYAASRSFEQVVRSEPYLTRVALARMKSYEHWTGLRAEGQSRLAGIIGRAVADGLNPKAARTLIVDGLGVTRSKAAQYAQTDITDTLRQARWAESEAAQVQYGLKIGMLWTSALLPTTRATHAARNGRVYSTEDVRAFYGRDGNRYQCHCGQTECLLDASGKPILTDGLKRAMEAERVSWESSRASG, encoded by the coding sequence ATGACCCAATCGAAAATGCGCCGGCGAGCTCCTAACCCGGCTATCCCTGGCACGCGACGGGATCGCACAGGCTCCACGCTGCTGCTCCGCAAGGCGCATGCCGCAATCAATGAGCGCTGGAAAAGGCTCACCATGGATGTGCTGGCCGCATTCGATCGCATTCCGGTCTACGCCCTGAACGATACGGGCCCGCAGGTGGCCTATGGCATCACACCAGCCATCCTTGATATCGTCCTGCTGGAGATTGCGGCCGCGCTGGATCGCTGGGTGCAAAACGGCAAGGAGCCAAAAGAGCTGTTCTGGTGGAATCCATTCGTAGAGCAGACATCGCAGCTGGGTGCACTGCAAAGCGTGACCAACCTCACCAATTTGTCTGAGGCCTATGCTGCCTCACGTTCGTTTGAGCAGGTGGTCCGCAGCGAGCCATATCTCACCCGCGTGGCGCTGGCCCGCATGAAGAGCTATGAGCACTGGACTGGCTTGCGGGCCGAGGGGCAGAGTCGACTTGCCGGCATCATTGGCCGCGCCGTGGCTGATGGCCTGAATCCGAAGGCCGCGCGCACGCTGATCGTTGACGGCCTGGGCGTGACCAGGTCCAAGGCTGCTCAATATGCGCAGACCGATATCACCGACACGTTGCGGCAGGCCCGCTGGGCTGAGTCCGAAGCTGCGCAGGTGCAGTACGGTCTGAAAATTGGGATGCTCTGGACCTCGGCACTGTTGCCTACCACCCGGGCCACGCATGCGGCGCGCAATGGGCGCGTGTACTCGACCGAAGATGTGCGCGCCTTTTACGGCAGGGATGGCAACAGATACCAGTGCCACTGCGGGCAGACGGAGTGCCTATTGGACGCAAGCGGTAAGCCTATCCTGACGGATGGGCTTAAGCGGGCAATGGAGGCTGAGCGGGTGAGTTGGGAGTCAAGCAGAGCTTCTGGCTAA
- a CDS encoding anti-CBASS protein Acb1 family protein: MSEIITNSLELSRARQEFLGSLGLDAKRPTAWTQYGYSEHISFEMLYAAYERGGSGHGAVHRLLDKCWEKLPRIKKPESDSETSWEKKVKTLLRKVRAMAKLKDLDRRNLIGRYAAVIYRVADSKPLEEPLQRATSLVDLIPLFENQLKVTKWHADENDENFGKPAMFQYRKLSPPGTDTQGRPEEWADVHPSRVQILAEGSVGDFFDGVPLLRAGFNRLVDLDKISGGSGESFLKNSARTLVFRYDTDAGSPQAMSGEDGEATPSVREAHEAQARALNRSADAAVVIQGGDATTLQTQISDPTGPWTVAANEFAASVRLPFTILFGQQTGRLASDEDKQDYANRCASRQEFELTPMLEEFITRMQAAGIIEAGDFEIQWPPVNAPTEKDKAELLGKMTAAMQQAYQAGLTEPLFDTNELRAVVDYEQRKDDGMPTEGDPARTGDVDPTDDPIENAPASS; this comes from the coding sequence ATGTCAGAAATCATCACCAACTCCCTTGAGCTCTCCCGCGCTCGGCAAGAGTTCCTCGGCTCGCTGGGCCTGGATGCCAAGCGTCCCACCGCCTGGACACAATACGGTTACAGCGAGCACATCTCTTTTGAAATGCTCTATGCCGCTTACGAGCGGGGCGGCTCTGGACATGGCGCAGTCCACCGCCTGCTCGATAAGTGCTGGGAGAAGCTGCCGCGCATCAAGAAGCCCGAAAGCGACAGCGAGACGTCTTGGGAGAAGAAGGTCAAGACGCTGCTGCGCAAAGTGCGGGCCATGGCCAAGCTCAAGGACCTGGACCGGCGCAACCTGATCGGGCGCTATGCCGCTGTGATTTACCGGGTGGCAGACAGTAAGCCCTTGGAGGAGCCGTTGCAGAGAGCCACCAGCTTGGTGGATCTGATCCCGCTTTTCGAGAATCAGCTCAAGGTGACGAAGTGGCACGCCGATGAGAACGACGAGAACTTCGGCAAGCCCGCCATGTTCCAGTACCGGAAACTCTCGCCACCTGGCACGGACACTCAAGGCCGCCCAGAAGAGTGGGCAGATGTGCACCCCAGCCGAGTGCAGATCCTTGCCGAGGGCTCAGTGGGGGACTTCTTTGATGGTGTCCCCTTGCTGCGCGCCGGCTTCAATCGTTTGGTGGACTTGGACAAGATCTCCGGTGGATCTGGCGAGTCGTTTTTGAAGAATAGTGCTCGTACTTTAGTTTTTCGGTATGACACGGATGCGGGGTCTCCCCAGGCCATGTCTGGAGAAGACGGCGAGGCTACGCCATCAGTTCGTGAGGCCCACGAAGCCCAGGCACGTGCACTAAATCGAAGCGCCGATGCGGCAGTCGTCATCCAGGGAGGGGATGCAACCACCTTGCAAACTCAGATCAGCGATCCCACCGGTCCGTGGACCGTGGCCGCCAATGAGTTTGCCGCTTCGGTGCGCCTCCCATTCACCATCCTCTTCGGCCAGCAGACCGGGAGGCTGGCCAGCGATGAAGACAAGCAGGACTATGCCAACCGCTGCGCGAGCCGGCAGGAGTTCGAACTCACGCCGATGCTGGAGGAGTTCATTACTCGCATGCAGGCGGCAGGCATCATCGAGGCTGGAGATTTCGAAATCCAATGGCCGCCGGTCAATGCGCCAACGGAGAAGGACAAGGCAGAACTGCTGGGCAAGATGACGGCTGCCATGCAGCAGGCATACCAGGCGGGCTTGACCGAGCCGCTTTTCGACACGAACGAGCTGCGCGCCGTGGTGGACTATGAACAGCGCAAGGATGACGGCATGCCGACCGAGGGCGATCCTGCTCGCACTGGTGATGTAGACCCAACAGATGACCCAATCGAAAATGCGCCGGCGAGCTCCTAA
- a CDS encoding PBSX family phage terminase large subunit, whose protein sequence is MMTAVRAYMFAEAGVSGVILSAREYMNSLEESSMEEIKQAIRSVPWLNSYFDIGEKYIRTKNRRVSYVFAGLRHNLDSIKSKARILIAWVDEAESVSEVAWQKLTPTVREANSEIWVTWNPEKDGSPTDKRYRKSPPPESKIVELNYTDNPWFPEVLEQERLTDRSRLDDQTYAWMWEGAYRENSEAQILSGKYRVAEFELADMFDGPYYGLDWGFSQDPTAGVRLGIYEHRLYIEHEAGKVGLENDDIAKFMIERLPGIERNVVRADSARPETISHVKGNGNGTRSCLPRIIAAQKWPGSVEDGIAHLRSYKEIIIHPRCVKTLQEARTYSYKVDRLTKDVLSDIVDANNHYIDATRYALGPLIKRVRVGLFT, encoded by the coding sequence ATGATGACTGCCGTGCGGGCGTACATGTTTGCGGAGGCTGGTGTGTCGGGCGTGATCCTGAGCGCCCGGGAATACATGAACAGCCTAGAAGAGTCATCGATGGAGGAGATCAAGCAGGCAATCCGCTCGGTGCCATGGCTTAACTCCTACTTCGATATCGGCGAGAAGTACATCCGCACCAAGAATAGGCGGGTGTCCTATGTCTTCGCCGGTCTACGGCACAACCTGGACAGCATTAAGTCCAAGGCTCGGATCCTGATTGCCTGGGTTGATGAGGCCGAGAGCGTCAGCGAGGTGGCTTGGCAGAAGCTGACACCGACAGTGCGCGAAGCCAACTCGGAGATTTGGGTGACGTGGAATCCGGAGAAGGATGGGAGCCCCACGGATAAGCGCTATCGGAAATCACCCCCGCCAGAATCCAAGATCGTTGAACTGAACTACACCGATAACCCGTGGTTCCCTGAGGTGCTGGAACAGGAGAGGCTGACCGACAGAAGCCGCCTTGATGATCAGACCTATGCGTGGATGTGGGAAGGCGCATATCGCGAGAATAGCGAGGCACAGATACTCTCCGGCAAATATCGTGTTGCTGAGTTTGAACTGGCGGACATGTTCGATGGACCCTATTATGGGCTCGACTGGGGATTTTCTCAGGATCCTACGGCTGGTGTGCGCCTGGGCATCTATGAGCACCGCCTCTATATCGAGCACGAGGCCGGCAAGGTAGGTCTGGAAAATGACGATATTGCCAAATTCATGATTGAGCGCCTGCCGGGCATCGAGCGCAACGTCGTGCGTGCTGATTCTGCTCGTCCTGAGACCATCAGCCACGTCAAGGGCAATGGCAACGGAACCAGGTCGTGTTTGCCGCGCATTATTGCCGCACAGAAATGGCCAGGTAGCGTCGAGGACGGAATCGCTCACCTTCGCAGCTACAAGGAAATCATCATCCATCCACGCTGCGTGAAGACCCTGCAGGAAGCCCGCACGTACAGCTACAAAGTAGACAGACTGACCAAAGATGTTCTCAGCGACATCGTGGATGCAAATAACCACTATATTGATGCCACACGTTATGCGTTGGGGCCACTGATCAAGCGGGTCAGGGTTGGGTTGTTTACTTGA
- a CDS encoding DUF2280 domain-containing protein yields the protein MAVLKDPVKLSIVQALACFDTPTQVADHVKQEFGLVITRQQVAMYDPTKASGHNLSKKLREIFEATRAKFLEDISTIPIAQQAYRLRVLQRNLERADSRGNAAMVSTLLEQAAKELGGAFTNKREVTGKDGEPLQAMPTTIQLVAPDVDSTN from the coding sequence ATGGCAGTTCTCAAGGACCCCGTAAAACTATCTATCGTGCAGGCGCTGGCTTGCTTCGACACTCCCACGCAGGTGGCCGACCACGTAAAACAAGAGTTCGGCCTTGTGATCACACGCCAGCAGGTGGCGATGTACGACCCTACCAAGGCCTCGGGCCATAACCTGAGCAAGAAGTTGCGCGAGATCTTCGAAGCTACGCGCGCGAAGTTTCTCGAGGACATCTCGACCATTCCTATTGCCCAGCAGGCCTACCGTCTGCGGGTGCTGCAGCGAAATCTCGAACGGGCCGACAGCCGCGGCAACGCGGCCATGGTCTCGACCTTGCTGGAACAGGCCGCCAAGGAGCTGGGCGGAGCCTTTACGAACAAGCGGGAAGTGACCGGTAAGGACGGCGAGCCATTGCAGGCAATGCCTACGACGATTCAACTGGTGGCGCCGGATGTCGACAGCACAAATTGA
- a CDS encoding putative metallopeptidase codes for MGRQADMKRRRPMPPQGLGDLSGEAPHTSIVPAEGLGLWVQETFIREGGALFNPEHQHLATADLEFLWAGSAFVKQGRTVIGQAEEVMFRAGGWQKERQEQQMLEWFGHIPKFLITLAADYCAQASDADFCALVEHELYHVGQKKDDFGAPAFTRDGLPKLGIRGHDVEEFLGVVKRYGVGDPGGALAQLAGLARGTPEVSRSAVAGACGTCLLKAA; via the coding sequence ATGGGACGACAAGCAGACATGAAGCGCCGCCGACCTATGCCGCCCCAGGGGCTGGGCGATCTCTCCGGGGAGGCTCCCCACACCTCGATCGTGCCCGCCGAAGGTCTGGGCCTGTGGGTGCAGGAAACCTTCATACGGGAGGGCGGGGCCCTTTTCAACCCCGAGCACCAGCACCTGGCCACGGCCGATCTGGAGTTTCTGTGGGCGGGCAGTGCCTTTGTGAAGCAGGGGCGCACTGTCATCGGTCAGGCCGAAGAGGTCATGTTTCGCGCGGGAGGCTGGCAGAAAGAGCGCCAGGAGCAGCAGATGCTGGAGTGGTTCGGGCACATCCCCAAGTTCCTGATCACGCTGGCGGCCGACTACTGCGCCCAGGCCAGTGATGCGGATTTCTGCGCCCTTGTGGAGCATGAGCTCTACCACGTGGGCCAGAAGAAAGACGACTTTGGCGCGCCTGCATTCACCCGGGACGGCCTGCCCAAGCTGGGAATCCGTGGGCACGACGTGGAGGAGTTCCTGGGCGTGGTGAAGCGCTACGGCGTGGGAGACCCAGGTGGCGCTCTCGCCCAGTTGGCCGGCTTGGCGCGCGGCACACCTGAGGTCAGCCGGTCAGCGGTCGCTGGCGCATGTGGAACCTGCCTGCTCAAGGCAGCTTAG
- a CDS encoding DUF1367 family protein gives MSRLVITKGQDGKLCGLDAAGQRAYAKWRRTVTELAPGQTLGFSFWLPRCPEHHRFFFLRINRLLERTEAFDDATKLRHWLLIGAGHCDFVPGIDGQPNAIPKSIDFESMDEADFCELQRSIDAFLWTLRAQAILWPALDANQRWGCMESFMEGFQR, from the coding sequence ATGAGCCGCCTCGTCATCACCAAGGGCCAGGACGGCAAGCTCTGCGGGTTGGACGCTGCTGGCCAACGGGCCTACGCCAAATGGCGCCGCACTGTCACCGAGCTGGCCCCGGGCCAGACCTTGGGCTTTTCCTTCTGGCTGCCAAGGTGCCCCGAGCATCACCGGTTTTTCTTCTTGCGCATCAACCGCCTGCTCGAGCGCACCGAGGCATTTGACGACGCCACCAAGCTGCGCCACTGGCTCCTGATCGGTGCCGGTCACTGTGACTTCGTGCCCGGAATCGACGGCCAGCCCAACGCGATCCCCAAGAGCATTGACTTTGAATCCATGGACGAAGCGGACTTCTGTGAGCTGCAGCGCTCGATTGACGCCTTCCTCTGGACTTTGCGCGCCCAGGCCATCTTGTGGCCAGCACTCGACGCGAACCAGCGCTGGGGCTGCATGGAGTCATTCATGGAGGGCTTCCAGCGTTGA
- a CDS encoding RusA family crossover junction endodeoxyribonuclease produces MTNAVTITLPYPVSANRYWQTRVIRVGQQTRAMTYVSAEAKAFKDQVGWLAKAAGVLKPILGRVAISYTLHPHCPQDAHRRMKRDPFTWDDTVQCIDLDNAQKVLLDALKGVAIEDDKWVRRITAERGMPVDGGKLVVTITPLQAAPAQVQGDLLGALA; encoded by the coding sequence ATGACCAACGCGGTGACCATTACGCTTCCATATCCAGTGTCGGCGAACAGGTACTGGCAAACCCGCGTCATCAGGGTGGGCCAGCAGACCCGTGCCATGACCTACGTGAGCGCCGAAGCGAAGGCCTTCAAGGATCAGGTGGGATGGCTGGCCAAGGCCGCCGGAGTCCTCAAGCCAATCCTCGGCCGCGTGGCGATCTCGTACACGCTGCACCCTCATTGCCCGCAGGACGCGCACCGCCGCATGAAGCGCGACCCCTTCACCTGGGATGACACCGTGCAGTGCATCGACCTGGACAACGCGCAGAAGGTGCTGCTGGATGCATTGAAGGGCGTAGCAATCGAGGACGACAAGTGGGTGCGCCGCATCACTGCCGAGCGCGGCATGCCGGTCGACGGCGGCAAGTTGGTGGTGACGATCACTCCGCTGCAGGCAGCGCCAGCTCAAGTGCAGGGGGACTTGCTGGGGGCGTTGGCATGA
- a CDS encoding replicative DNA helicase, producing MQPHDDHDIPVLPWSPEAEAGVLGAVMLNNDLFDQVGDILLPTHFFDKRHARVFETISKLSTACKPSDVVSVLLALQAAGHGDIDMTLLNELAQVPYGPSSVRRYAEVIAERSMMRGLIAAAGDVREIAVLPGMDASERLDKAQARLESLTVSRGGKEPVAVGSLALSMLERLQALSDGSIKPGISTGIPGLDKRLNGGLRGGKLIIVAARPAVGKSSLTQQVSINLAKSGVPAAVLSLEMPQADLLDRTTSNLGRVFLDNIITGRLHDSEWARVTEAIELMNSLPLYLDDESGLTLADIRSKARKLVRQHKIKLLVLDYIQLCGSRKADDKRHHQIEELTRGLKSLAKELDITIIALSQLNRLVEGRIGGKPQLSDLKESGAIEEDADVVILLSLNHIAGHGGKVIEADFAKNRQGRVGSVPLSFDGGYQRWTDSSEPLSTPNPGPGRSRRAVPYTEEI from the coding sequence ATGCAACCGCATGACGACCACGATATCCCTGTGCTGCCTTGGTCTCCCGAGGCGGAGGCCGGTGTCCTTGGCGCCGTGATGCTCAACAACGACCTGTTCGACCAGGTCGGCGACATCCTGCTGCCCACGCACTTTTTCGACAAACGGCACGCCCGGGTCTTCGAAACGATCTCGAAGCTGTCCACGGCCTGCAAGCCTTCCGACGTGGTCAGCGTGCTGCTGGCTCTGCAGGCTGCTGGCCACGGCGATATCGACATGACGCTGCTCAACGAGCTGGCCCAGGTCCCGTATGGGCCCAGCAGCGTGCGGCGCTACGCGGAGGTTATTGCCGAGCGCTCCATGATGCGCGGGCTGATTGCAGCCGCCGGAGACGTGCGCGAGATCGCTGTGCTGCCGGGCATGGACGCCTCTGAACGATTGGACAAGGCCCAGGCTCGACTTGAATCGCTGACGGTCAGCCGTGGTGGCAAGGAGCCGGTGGCGGTGGGGTCGTTGGCGCTGTCCATGCTGGAACGGCTTCAGGCGCTGTCCGATGGCAGCATCAAGCCGGGCATCAGCACGGGCATTCCTGGTCTGGACAAACGTCTCAACGGCGGGCTGCGCGGCGGGAAGCTGATCATCGTGGCCGCACGTCCTGCAGTGGGGAAGTCATCGCTAACGCAGCAGGTCAGTATCAACCTGGCCAAGAGCGGGGTTCCTGCCGCAGTGCTGTCCCTTGAGATGCCCCAGGCGGATCTTTTAGACCGCACCACCAGCAACCTGGGCCGAGTCTTCTTGGACAACATCATCACAGGTCGACTGCACGACTCCGAGTGGGCGCGAGTCACTGAGGCCATCGAGCTGATGAACTCCTTGCCTCTGTACCTGGACGATGAGTCTGGCCTGACCCTGGCCGACATTCGCTCCAAGGCTCGCAAGCTGGTACGCCAGCACAAGATCAAGCTGCTGGTGCTGGACTACATCCAGCTGTGCGGCTCGCGTAAGGCGGACGACAAGCGTCACCACCAGATCGAGGAACTCACCCGCGGCTTGAAGTCGCTGGCCAAGGAGCTCGACATCACCATCATCGCGCTCAGCCAGCTCAACCGCCTCGTGGAAGGGCGCATCGGCGGCAAGCCCCAGCTCTCCGACCTGAAGGAATCCGGCGCGATCGAGGAAGACGCTGACGTCGTGATCCTGCTGAGCCTCAACCACATCGCGGGCCATGGCGGGAAGGTCATCGAGGCCGACTTTGCCAAGAACCGCCAGGGCCGTGTCGGGAGCGTTCCGCTGTCCTTCGACGGCGGCTATCAGCGCTGGACCGACAGCAGCGAACCCTTGTCAACGCCGAACCCTGGGCCCGGCCGCAGCCGTCGCGCCGTTCCTTACACCGAAGAAATCTGA
- a CDS encoding phage regulatory CII family protein, which yields MNSLDALRRMVASYPGGRSALAARMGKSDEVLRKELSGTSVHHKMGLADAEEIASMCQEVGSPEAHALGTVFSFKAGMLVLPVMELGSDRLCLSATTADAVREAADVLLAVTHSKADGNVSDNDKRYVLRELGEALVALQKVAVALVVEHAADNKGRQEQQAAGGMPNA from the coding sequence ATGAATTCCCTTGATGCACTCAGGCGCATGGTCGCCAGTTACCCCGGCGGCCGTTCGGCGTTGGCCGCACGGATGGGTAAATCCGATGAAGTTTTGCGCAAGGAGCTGAGCGGCACTTCAGTTCATCACAAGATGGGCTTGGCCGACGCGGAAGAGATCGCGTCCATGTGCCAGGAGGTTGGTAGCCCCGAGGCGCATGCCCTGGGCACTGTCTTCTCTTTTAAGGCAGGGATGCTGGTTCTTCCAGTCATGGAGCTGGGATCTGATCGACTCTGTCTCTCTGCCACAACCGCTGATGCCGTGCGGGAAGCCGCTGATGTGCTGTTGGCTGTCACGCACTCGAAGGCGGATGGCAATGTGAGCGACAACGACAAGCGCTACGTCCTGCGCGAGCTTGGCGAAGCTCTGGTCGCGCTGCAAAAGGTTGCTGTTGCGTTGGTGGTGGAACATGCGGCCGACAACAAGGGCCGTCAGGAGCAGCAGGCCGCGGGAGGTATGCCCAATGCGTGA
- a CDS encoding transcriptional regulator — protein MEKLLAFLNSLPKAERLELVTRCETSEGYLRKAISKRQKLGESLCINLDRESRGAVRCEDLRPDVDWAYLRSTQAPAPAQAPAAGEVDHG, from the coding sequence ATGGAAAAACTACTCGCCTTCCTCAACAGCCTGCCGAAGGCTGAGCGTCTCGAACTGGTGACGCGCTGCGAAACCTCTGAGGGATATCTCCGCAAGGCAATTAGCAAGCGCCAGAAGCTGGGAGAGAGCCTGTGCATCAACCTCGATCGTGAGTCCCGTGGCGCTGTCCGCTGCGAGGACCTGCGGCCAGATGTCGACTGGGCTTACCTCAGGTCGACGCAGGCCCCGGCTCCGGCGCAAGCACCAGCAGCGGGGGAGGTGGACCATGGCTGA